CTTTTTTTCATGATTCCTTCTTTCGAAGTAACCGTGCCTCCCTTGCGGAGTGGTGCAAAGATAGGGAGTTTACAAACAAACTTCCAAGCCTTTTGTTCTTATTTATTTTATTTTGCCCTTAACTGCCTGTAAGGGTGCGAGATTCTTTTTGTAGAAAGGCTCGCCGGGGATTTCAGCACCGACTGCAGGGGCAAACATAAGCAACCAGGAATGGGTGCCACGCCAAGCAGATGAACGGTGACAGGCGGTTATCGATAAGGCCGGAATACCTTCTTCTGTAGCTATACTTTTGTACCGTTTTACTTAGGTTTAGTTTAGGTTTTAGTTAGGTTTTGTTTAGGTATAGTATAGGTTATAGCTAAACAAAACCTAACTTATTGCTAAGTTAAATATAAACAAAAGCTAACCTAAGGAATAAGAAGCCCTCAACTTTTCTTTATTTACTGGGGAAGCACGGCTCATTTAGGGCAAACTTGGGTTCCGCCCCGTGGACAGGGCTCCGGCTGCTACGCAGGGCTTGCGGGAACCTTCGGCTCCCCTCCCCACCTGCTTCGTACCATGCTCGGGTTAGGTTTGCCCTGCAACCGTGTCCTGTCCGTGTTGAGTCCGTGTTGAGTCCGACTCTGGCACGGATTCAGGTTACTTTTAAGGTAGCCGCACCCTGCCCGCAGGGCGAAACTAAGCCCTAGCTAAACCCTCGCTAGGCTCATTCAGGATAGATTCTGGACTGGTTCAAGATCGAAAACGAAACGAACCGCAGCGCGACATCTTACCTAGAAATACCGAAAAATAGCCAAAAAAACACCAAACACTCGGACTCGCATAGGTTACATGGGCCAAAAAGCCCTTGGTTAGCTTCGAGTATGTTGAACTTCTTTTTAATTTTGAAGAGGGATTAGAAAAAGGAAATCCTGCCAATCAAATCCATTGACTAAATCCCAACCGACCATAGATAATGGCTAATTATGAAGATAAAAACGCATTTATACATTTTTTTATGTAGATTTATCTTCTTAAAATAACCACCAGAGCGATGAGCAGAACTACCCTGAAAGATATAGCGTTGGCACTCAATATTTCTGTTTCGACGGTTTCCAAAGCATTATCAGACAGCTACGAAATAAGTGAAGCGACTAAAAAGATGGTTCAGGAATATGCCAAAAAGCATAATTTCCACCCAAATAAGTTGGCACGGAGCTTAAAAATAGGAAAATCCAATACAATAGGGGTTATTGTATCCAACATTAGCAATACATTCGTTTCACAAATCCTCGATGGAATTCAAATAGCCTCTCAACAGACGGTCTATGACGTTATTTTCATGCAAAGCCGGGAAGACGAACGGATCGAAAAAAATTGTATTGACGTCTTACGCATGCGCGGTATTGATGGCTTAATGATATCTCCGGTTTCTTCCGATTCAAATATTGAAGAGCTAAAAGCATTGATAAAATCGCAGATCCCCGTCGTTATTTTTGATCGTATCAATCACCAGCTCGACACATTCAAGGTTGGTGTCAATAATTTCCAGGGTTCATATAATGCCACAAAGCATCTCATCGAAAAAGGTAAAAAGAATATTTTGCATATCACCGGAAAGAACTTAGGTGTGGCAGCCGAACGATTAAATGGCTTTAAATCTGCTTTATCAGATGCGGGGATTCCTTTTGATACTAGACATTATATCGAATGTAGTTTTAATAATACCACCGATATAGACGAAACAATTGGGGAGATTTTGCGCAAAGAATATCTTGAGCATAAAAATATAGATGCAATTTTTGGAGCAACAGATATTATTACAACCCGAACATTGGGTATTTTGGCTGAGCTTCAGATTCAGGTTCCTTCCGAAGTTGCCGTTATCGGTTTTTCAAACACACAAATTGCTGCTTCGTTAAATCCAGCGCTATCCACCGTTGTACAGCCTGCAACAGAAATTGGAGAATTAGCAACAAATAAATTAATCGCCACCATTAACCAAACAAGACCAATACATGAATTTGAAACGATTGAGCTTCCAACACAGCTCATCATTCGCAAATCTTCCTTATAATTCTTTTGATTATAGTCTCGCCGACATACTTAAAACAAAACAGTCGGGAAATAAGACGTTAGCGCTCTTATTTCCCGACTGTCTTTATGCTAGACCACTATTACAGGTCATAATCTCTAATCTTCGCTTGAATGATTGGTATCATTCACCAACAATACCATACTCTAGGCCCCGTAATTCCGCAAGCCCTCTCAATCTTCCAATGGCAGAATACCCTGGATTTGTTACTTTATTCAGATCATCCAGCATCTGATGGCCGTGATCTGGTCTGAATGGGATCGCTGTAGATCTCAATTGATTTTCAGCAACCAGGATTTTCATGATTTTATACATATTGACATCCCCATCCAAATGGTCTGCCTCATAAAAGCTTCCGATCGCATCTTTCCTCACATTCCGTAAGTGAACAAAGTTTACCCGCCCTTTAATATTTTCTAAGATAGCCGGCAGATCGTTTGTCTGACTGGCCCCCAAGGATCCTGTACAAAAGCAGACACCATTAAATCGTTGTGGAACCGCATTTAAAAAATAATCGAAATCCGCACCATTACTGGCGATGCGGGGCAAACCTAAAATAGGATACGGTGGATCATCGGGATGAATAGTCATACATATACCGTTATCCTCACAAGTTGCCGCAATTCCCTGAAGGAAATAAACCAAATTACCGCGTAAACCATCTTTCCCAATATGTTTATAGGTATCAATGCTCGCTTTTAACGCTTCCAATTCCACATTCTTCTCTCCGGGGATCCCCATTAAGACAACATTTGCCAATTCTTCTTTTTGCTGTTCGGAAATTTCATCAAATCGTAAAGTCGCCCGTTTAACAACATCCTCTGGATACGCTGTCTGTGCTTCATCACGTTTCAATATAAAAATATCAAAAAGTGCCAGATCAATCCAGTCAAAATACAATGCTTTTGAACCATCCGCCATGGTTAAATCCAATTGTGTACGTGTCCAGTCCAGCACCGGCATAAAATTATAACAAATTGTTTTGATGCCGCATTGTGCGAGATTGGTTAAAGTCTCATTATATTTCTGGAGGTATTCATCGACCCTAGCACCTTTTGTCTTAATCTCCTCGTGTACTGTCACACTTTCCACAACAGACCAGGTAAGACCAGCATCTTCTATAATGCGTTTTCTTTCTTGAATATCGGCAAGTGGCCATACCTCACCGTGTAGAATATGATGTAATGCCGTAACAATACCAGTAGCTCCAGCCTGTTTGATATCTTGTAAAGATACCGGGTCATTGGGGCCATACCAACGCCAGGTTTGTTCTAATTTTCTCATCTTAAAGTTTAATTAAACGCCACACCATGCATTAAAACCACCATCGACAAAAACCGTCTCCCCTGTCACAAAGGCCGATGCATCACTCAATAGATAGATTAAAGTTCCTTTTAACTCACGCGGGTCGCCCAAACGGTTATAGGGA
The DNA window shown above is from Sphingobacterium thalpophilum and carries:
- a CDS encoding LacI family DNA-binding transcriptional regulator, with the translated sequence MSRTTLKDIALALNISVSTVSKALSDSYEISEATKKMVQEYAKKHNFHPNKLARSLKIGKSNTIGVIVSNISNTFVSQILDGIQIASQQTVYDVIFMQSREDERIEKNCIDVLRMRGIDGLMISPVSSDSNIEELKALIKSQIPVVIFDRINHQLDTFKVGVNNFQGSYNATKHLIEKGKKNILHITGKNLGVAAERLNGFKSALSDAGIPFDTRHYIECSFNNTTDIDETIGEILRKEYLEHKNIDAIFGATDIITTRTLGILAELQIQVPSEVAVIGFSNTQIAASLNPALSTVVQPATEIGELATNKLIATINQTRPIHEFETIELPTQLIIRKSSL
- the uxuA gene encoding mannonate dehydratase, encoding MRKLEQTWRWYGPNDPVSLQDIKQAGATGIVTALHHILHGEVWPLADIQERKRIIEDAGLTWSVVESVTVHEEIKTKGARVDEYLQKYNETLTNLAQCGIKTICYNFMPVLDWTRTQLDLTMADGSKALYFDWIDLALFDIFILKRDEAQTAYPEDVVKRATLRFDEISEQQKEELANVVLMGIPGEKNVELEALKASIDTYKHIGKDGLRGNLVYFLQGIAATCEDNGICMTIHPDDPPYPILGLPRIASNGADFDYFLNAVPQRFNGVCFCTGSLGASQTNDLPAILENIKGRVNFVHLRNVRKDAIGSFYEADHLDGDVNMYKIMKILVAENQLRSTAIPFRPDHGHQMLDDLNKVTNPGYSAIGRLRGLAELRGLEYGIVGE